GGCCTGCTCTGCCGCACTGCAGAGCGCCTGCACGCTCGCGCCGTTTTCGGGAAAGAGCGCCATGGCGATGTGCGGGCGCGGGGTGACAGGGCCCTCGGCAGGCCCAATCGCCAGCTTCTCCAGCTGCTCCAAGAGGCGGGTGAGCTTCTTGAGGGCGTTCTTACGCGACATGCCGTACATGCCAATCACGAACCGGGTCCCAGCCCAACGAGCCACCACATCTTCGGCCCGCACCCCGCGGGCGACGAGCTCACCCACCCGAGCCAAGAGGGCATCGCTCGGCCGAGGGTCGCCCTCTGCGTGCGGGGCGACACGGGCGCCGAAGTCGAGCATCGCGACCATCAACGGCTGAGCGTGCCGTTTCGCGAGGTGGAAGTAGCGCTGAAGGGTCTCCAGGGCGCTCTTGCGGTTGGCAAGGCCGCTCGCGGGGTCGCGATCCGGCAGGCGCGCAAGCCGCCGCTTGATGTCGAGGTGATGGACGACCGCCGGCACCAGGTCGGTCTCGACCCGCGCGCGCTCGATGTAGCCGTCCGCGCCTGCCAACGAGAGGGCGCGCCGCGCGCCGGCATCGGCTCGATCGACCAGCATCAGGATCGGCAGCGCACGAAAGCGCGGCATGCTCCGAAGGACCTGGCACAGGGCAATCCCGCTCGTCCCGTCCGGCCCCTCGGCTTCGAGGATCACCAGCTCGGGCACCCGGCTTTCGAGGGCCGCCCAAAACGTCTCGGCCTCCCCGAAGCGCTGGATGGCACAGCCCGCCTCCGCAAAATCCGCCGTGAGCGTCGAAGAAAGCGCCTCGGGGCCTCCGAGCATCACCACGGTCGCCGACGTCTTCACCGGCTCGGTCAAAACTTCCTGGACGGCTTCGAGCAGCGGGGTCAAGGGCAGATGCTTCTCGAAGAGGCCCTGTGCCCCGAGACGCGCGGCTTCGAGCCTCGCCGCAAGGCTCGTGTCGTCGCCAAGCAGCAGCACCGGCGCCTTCGCTTCGCTCAACAACGAGATGAGGGGGGCCCGATCCTCCTCGGCCAGCCAGGCAGCATCGAGGAGGACCATCGCCGGGGCATCCGTCGCAAGGCGCCTTTGCGCGGCCTGCAGGTTCGGGCTCATCACGAGCCTCACCCCGAGATCGGCCAGGGCCGCCCCCAAAGCATCATGGAAAGGATCCGGGAGGCGCTCGATCAAGAGGACCGAACGCATGGGCGGACGCTGCGCCTGCTCAGTGGGCTTCGCCTCGGCGGTGGCGTGGGCGTCCTGCCCCCTGGGCGGAAGCAAGGAAAGGCCGAGCGTCAGCGCGACCTGGTGGGCCAGGGCCTCCCGGTCCAGAGGGTGAAAGAGCAATTGCTTGACCCCGAGCTGGCCGAGGAGCTTGCCCGAAAGGGTCGTTCCGAGGCCCTGCTCCAGGCAATAGAGGACAGGCAGAGCTTCGAGCATCAGCTCGGTGCGGACCTGGGCCAAGAGGCCCTCGGGCGAATGATCGATGCCGTGGTGATCGATGATGAGCATCGCGTAGCCGCCGCGCGCGAGGATGCGCAGCGCCTCGTCCCCGCTGTTGGTGGTCGTGAGGAGCACATCGTCCAGGCGCGTTTTGAGCCAGGTCGTCAGGTTTTCCGGCAACCCAACCGTCAAGATCCGGAACATCGCGTACGGCTTTCCTTCGTCCAAGCGCGTGGCGCCCTCACCCTCGACGGGATGCGCCCTGGTCACTCTCTCTTACTGAAAGCATAAGGCATGGCCGTTATACCACCAAGCCCCCTTCTCCAACCCGCGCCGGGTGCGCGTGCGCGCTAGCGCGGCAAGCGCTCGAGCCCTTCGAAGAGACGATCGAGATTGTCCAGGACGACCTTGGGCAGGTCCGCCTCGGGCACCTGGCCCCAGACCACCATGGTCCCCGAGTAGAGGGCCATCACCAGGCGGAACGTCTCCACGGGATCCAGCTCGGCACGCAGCTCTCCGGCTGCGAGCCCCTCCTGGATGAGGCGCACCAGGAGCTTCGAGAAGTCCACCTCCGCCGGGTGAGGCTCGATCGCACGGCCGTAGCGCTGGTGGGCCAAGGCGATCGAGACGTTGATGTCCCGGGCCTCGGCGACGAAGCGCGAGACCAGGGTGCCGAAAAGTCGCTTCAAGCGCTCCCGGGTGGTCCGGGAATCCGCGAGCAGGGCCTCCTGCTCATCGATCAGGCGCGCCAGATGGCGGACGCTGATATGGGCGAGGATCGCATCCTTGGTCGGGAAGTAGTTGAAGAACGTCCCCTTCGAGACGCCGGCGGCCTGCGCGATCTCCTCGATGGTGGTCGCCTCGTAGCCCTGCGCCCCGAAGAGGGCCATGGCCGCCTCGAAGATCGCTTCTTGGGTCAGTTGCTTGTTCAGGGTTCGACGAGAGATGGGCGCGCGCACGGGGAGTTTCCTCTGACTGATTTTTGCTTGACAGGGCTTCAGTGTAGCCCCTATATTTGCCTCAGTCAAAAATTTGTACTTAGTTCAATTTTTGAACTTGATTGAGGAGGCACCATGCAGCGCGAGTGGACCCTGGTCGAACGGACGCAAACTGGAGGCAGGCTGGTGCTCGGCGAGCGGCCCGACGAGCTGCCGGCGGATACGGTCGTCTCGATCACGCTGGGGGCGGGCTTCGGCCTGTGGCAGTTCATCCTCAACGGGATCGCCAGCCACTTCGTCATGAAGCAGTGCCTGAAGATGCCGGGGCTCGTCTACGGCGAGCTCGCCAGCGACCTGAAAACGGGCTTCAGCCTGACGCTGACCGTCTGGAAGGGCCAAGCGATGCGCGAGTTCCGGGACAACAAGGCGCACGGCTGGAGCAAGCGAATGCTGTGGTGGGTCTTCTACGGCGGTAAGGCCGAGGCCTGGTTCTTGACCTACCAGGATCGCCGGCTTCCCGACGTCGCCGAGGCCAAGCGGCTCGCCGAAACCTACGGTCGGCATTACAAGCAAGGGGGACTGGTGCGACCCCAGCGCAAGCCGGAGCGATCGGCGGATCCGACGAATACTTGATGCCTCACCTTTGCTAAGCCTTGCTTGTGATGGGTATGAACTCCTTGGCACAGCGACTGCGAGGGTTCATGGTTCCGTCGATTCCAGGCTACCGGCTACAGCAGGAAATCCAGCGCTCGGATTATTCGCTCGTCTTTCGCGGCGCGCGCGAAGTCGACCATCGTCCGGTCCTCATCAAGGTGCCCCAGCACCCGACGCCTCAGGACCTCGCGCGCCTGGAGCGCGAGTACCGCCTCCTGAGCACGCTCGAGGGGCCCGAGCTCGTGCCGGCCCTGGAGCTGGTCCCCTGGCAAGGCAACCTGGCGCTGGTCCTCGCGGACACGGGCCTCAAGCCGCTCGCGTCGTTGCTGGCTCCCGGCGAGCGGCTGTCGCTCGATCACTTCTTCGCCTTTGCGATCGCCTGCGCCCATTCCCTCGCGCGGCTCCACCGCCATGTCGCTCACCTGGCCCTAGCGCCCCAGAGCATCCTCTGGTCGCAGCAGCACCAGCAGGTCCGCTTCGCCGACCTGGACCTGGCCGTGCGAACGCCCGGCGACCGCGAAGGCGAGCCGCCGGCGCAACCAAGCCTCGGGGCTCTCCCCTTCATCGCTCCCGAGCAGTCTGGCCGCACGCGGCACCGTCCGGACAGCCGGAGCGATCTCTACTCGCTGGGCGTCACGTTCTACTGGCTCCTGACCGGCTCGCTGCCCTTCACGGCCTCGGACCCGATGGAGTGGATGTACTGCCACCTGACACGGCTGCCCCTTTCACCGAACACGGCGAACCCGTCCCTGCCGACGGCGCTCTGCGACGTGGTCATGAAGCTGCTCGCCAAGAACCCGGATGAGCGCTACCAGAGTGCCCTCGGGCTGATGCGCGATCTGGCCCTGTGTCGCGACCAGTGGCAAACGACCGGGGGCATCACCTCCTTCCTCCTGGCCGACGGTGACGGGCCGGGGCCGCTCCGCCGTGCGGAGCGGCTGTATGGCCGCCAGGCCGA
This genomic window from bacterium contains:
- a CDS encoding TetR/AcrR family transcriptional regulator → MRAPISRRTLNKQLTQEAIFEAAMALFGAQGYEATTIEEIAQAAGVSKGTFFNYFPTKDAILAHISVRHLARLIDEQEALLADSRTTRERLKRLFGTLVSRFVAEARDINVSIALAHQRYGRAIEPHPAEVDFSKLLVRLIQEGLAAGELRAELDPVETFRLVMALYSGTMVVWGQVPEADLPKVVLDNLDRLFEGLERLPR
- a CDS encoding response regulator; translation: MFRILTVGLPENLTTWLKTRLDDVLLTTTNSGDEALRILARGGYAMLIIDHHGIDHSPEGLLAQVRTELMLEALPVLYCLEQGLGTTLSGKLLGQLGVKQLLFHPLDREALAHQVALTLGLSLLPPRGQDAHATAEAKPTEQAQRPPMRSVLLIERLPDPFHDALGAALADLGVRLVMSPNLQAAQRRLATDAPAMVLLDAAWLAEEDRAPLISLLSEAKAPVLLLGDDTSLAARLEAARLGAQGLFEKHLPLTPLLEAVQEVLTEPVKTSATVVMLGGPEALSSTLTADFAEAGCAIQRFGEAETFWAALESRVPELVILEAEGPDGTSGIALCQVLRSMPRFRALPILMLVDRADAGARRALSLAGADGYIERARVETDLVPAVVHHLDIKRRLARLPDRDPASGLANRKSALETLQRYFHLAKRHAQPLMVAMLDFGARVAPHAEGDPRPSDALLARVGELVARGVRAEDVVARWAGTRFVIGMYGMSRKNALKKLTRLLEQLEKLAIGPAEGPVTPRPHIAMALFPENGASVQALCSAAEQALNQAIVGDRRQVQVAGWSSAKQIPQVLDVAVVEDDESLSALLQKVLETQGYQSQAFADGEAALKALGGPKPTVSASLILLDLNLPGQDGLSVLRQLAQDGVLAESRVLVMSAYSTDDAVHAALELGAFDYVTKPFNVGTLLQRVQRALNRPPAPLKPR